In the Labilithrix sp. genome, CTACGCCCGCGCGTCCTTCTGCGCCGCGCCGGCGAGGTCCTTCGCCCATATGCGGAGCTGATCCTCGTCCGGACCCTCGAGCATGATGCGGAGCTTCGGCTCGGTGCCGCTCCAGCGGATCAAGACGCGCCCGTCGTCGCCGAGCTCCTTCGTCACCTTCGCCGTGCTCGCGCTCAGCGTCTTCATCTCGTCGAGCGGCCTCCGCGCCGGCAAGGTCACGTTCTCGAGGACCTGCGGGACGCGCTCCATCGCCTCCTTCGCGAGCTCCGACAGCGGCCGCCCCGTCCGCACCATGATCGCGAGCACCTGCAGCGCCGCGACGATGCCGTCGCCCGTCGAGGCGTGGTCGAGGAAGATGAGGTGGCCCGACTGCTCGCCGCCGAGGTTGTAGCCGTTCTTCCGCATCGCCTCGACGACGTAGCGATCGCCGACCTGCGTCCGAACGAGCTTCGCGCCGCGCGCCTCCATCGCGCGCTCGAGCCCGAGGTTCGACATGACCGTCGCGACCAACGTGTTCTTGCCGAGCTGGCCGTCGTCCAGGAGGCGCGACGCGCACATCGCCATGACGACGTCGCCGTCGACGATCTGGCCCTTCTCGTCGATGACGATGAGCCGATCGGCGTCGCCGTCGAGCGCGATCCCGATCTGCGCGTACTTCTTCACCACCTCGGCGCGCACGTTGTCGGGGTGGAGCGCGCCGGCGTCCTTGTTGATGTTCACGCCGTTCGGCTTCACCCCGATCGACGTGACCGATCCGCCGAGCTCGGTGAACACCAGCGGCGCGACCTTGTACGCGGCGCCGTGGGCGGCGTCGACGACGATGCGCACACCGTCGAGCGTGAGCCCGCGCGGGAACGTCGTCTTCGCGAACACGACGTAGCGCCCGCCCGCGTCCTCGAGCCGCGAGGCCTTGCCGATGCCGGGCCCGGTCGGCCGCGCGAGCGTCTCGGTCGCCATCAGCCGCTCGATCTCCGCTTCGCGCTCGTCCGGCAGCTTGAACCCGTCGGGCCCGAAGATCTTGATCCCGTTGTCCTGGTACGGGTTGTGGCTCGCGCTGATGACGATGCCGGCGTCGGCGCGCATGCTCACGGTGAGCTGCGCCACGGCGGGGGTGGGGATCGGACCGCACAGGATGACGCGCGCCCCCATCGACGTGATGCCGGCCGCGATCGCCTGCTCGATCATGTACCCGGAGAGCCGCGTGTCCTTGCCGATCAGGATGCGCGGCACGTGCGCGAACCGCGTGCCCTGCCGCGCGACGTGCGCGACGGCCTTGCCGAGGTTCATCGCGATCTCGGGCGTCATCGGCCACTCGTTCGCGGTGCCGCGGATGCCGTCGGTGCCGAAGAGCTGCCGCACCGGAGCGGGCTTCGCGGGCGCGGCGTGCTTCTCGCTCGCGCCGTTCGTCTTCGTGGTCGTCTTTTTCGCTGCCATCTGGTCAGTCCCTGAAGTTGACGAACGAGAGCTCGATGTCGAGGTCCATTCCCCGCACGAGCGCGATCGCTTTCTGGAGGTCGTCCTTGTTCTTCCCGGTCACGCGCACCTGCGCGTCCTGGATCGCCGACGTCACCTTGAGCTTCGCGTCCTTGATCGCCGCCACGATCTTCCGCGCCGGCTCGGCGTCGATGCCCTCTTTCACCTTCGCGAGGATGCTCGCGCCGCCCTTCGACGTCTTCCTCGGCTTCTCGACGTCGAGGAACTTGAGGCTCACCTTCCGCTTGATGAGCTTCTCCTGCAGCACGGTGAGCCCCGCCTTGGCGCGGTCCTCGCTGTTCGACGTCACGGTGATGCCCTCGGCGTTCTTCACGACCTCGGTGCCGGTGTCCTTGAAGTCGAAGCGCTGCGCGATCTCTTTCTGGGCTTGGCCGAGGGCGTTGTCGACCTCGTGCCAGGGCACCTTCGAGACGATGTCGAAGCTCGGCATGAGAGGGCTCGCAGGATACCAGACATGCTGCTATTTCGACCCCGTGAGCGATTGGCCCGACAAAAAGCCCGGCGGCCTCGACGCGAGCGAGAAGACGAGCTTCGCGAAGGGCGTCTTCCGCAAGTGCGACGGCTGCGGCGAGACGATGGCGGCGGAGGCCTTCGAGAAGAACTTCGAGGTCTGTCCGCACTGCGGCCAGCACCACAAGCTCGCGGCCGCGCGCTGGCGCGAGCTCCTCCTCGACGACGGTCGTCTCGACGAGTGGGACGCCGGCCTCATCCCCGACGATCCGCTCAAGTTCAGCGACGGCAAGTCCTACCCCGACCGCGTCGCCGCCGCGCAGAAGAACACGCGCACGAAGGACGCGATCCAGATCGGCGCCGCGCGCATCGACGGCATCCCGGTCGCCTACGGCGCCTTCGTCTTCCATTTCATGGGCGGCTCGATGGGCTCCGTCGTCGGCGAGAAGATCGCGCGTCTCTTCGAGCGCGGCGCGGAGCGTCGTCTCCCGGTCGTCCTCCTCCAGACGAGCGGCGGCGCGCGGATGCAGGAGGGCATTCTCTCGTTGATGCAGATGGCGAAGACGGTCGCCGCGCGCGAGCGCCTCCGCGACGCCGCGGTCCCGTTCATCTCGGTCCTCCTCGGCCCCACCACCGGCGGCGTCGCCGCGAGCTTCTCCTTCCTCGGCGACGTCAACGTCGCGGAGCCCAACGCCCTCATCGGCTTCGCGGGCCCACGCGTCATCGAGACGACGATCCGCCAGAAGCTCCCCGACGGCTTCCAGTCGAGCGAGTTCCTCCTCGACCACGGCATGGTCGACCGCATCGTCCCCCGCGCCGAGATGAAGACGGAGCTCGCGCTCCTCGTGAGCCACCTCAGCCGCGACGCCCACACCGCCCTCGCGTGAAGCGCCAACTCGAAGCGCTCTACGCCCGCGTGCCGCTCGGCATGCGCCTCGGCCTCGACGCGATGCGCGAAGCCTGCGCCGCCACCGCCCACCCCGAGCGCGCGTTCCCATCCGTGCACGTCGCCGGCACGAACGGGAAGGGGAGCACGTGCGCGATGGTCGAGTCGATCGCGCGCGCGGCAGGCCTGAAGACCGGCCTCTATACGAGCCCGCACCTCGTCCGTTTCGCGGAGCGTATCCGCATCGACGGCGAGCCCATCGACGACGCGTCGCTGGCGGTCGTGCTCGACGAGGCGCTACGCCACGACATCTCGTTCTTCGAGACCGCGACGCTCGCGGCGTTCCTGGCCTTCCGCGCGGCGAAGGTCGACCTCGCCATCATCGAGGTCGGCATCGGCGGCCGCCTCGACGCCACGAACGTGCTCCCAGCGGATACGGTGCGCGCAAGCGCGATCACGGGGATCGCGCTGGACCATCAAGACAAGCTCGGCGACACGCTCGCGGAGATCGCGCGCGAGAAGGGGGGGATCGCGCGCCCGGGCGTGCCGCTGGTGCACGGTCCGCTCCCGGCGGAGGCATTCGCCGCGATCCAAGCGGCGGGCGCGCCGCTCGTCGAGGCGCCACCGTACGACGACCCGATCGGCCTGGCCGGCCCGCATCAGCGAAGCAACGCGGGCGTCGCCGCCGAGCTCGGCCGCCTCCTCACCCTCACCCCCGCCGCCATATCCCACGGCATCGCGACGACATCCTGGCCCGGCCGCCTCGAACGCATCGCGACGCCGAAAGGCTCTTTCATCCTCGACGGCGCTCACAACGCGGACGGCGCGGCGGCCCTCGTGGCGGCGCTACGCGGCGAGCCCATCGGCGCAGTGGTGTTCGGCGCGCTAGCGGACAAGCCATGGCGCGCAATGCTGGCGCACGTCGCGGAGCTCGACGCGCCGCGCTTCTACGTCTCCCCCGCGGGTCGTGCACCCGCCGCGCCAGCCGAGCTGGCAGCGCTCTATCCAGGCACGCCGTCGGCGTCCCTCCACGATGCCGTCGCCGCCGCCTGCGCGAGCGCACGCGGTCTCCCCGTCGTCGTGTGTGGCTCGCTCTACCTCGTGGGCGAGGCACGTGCTCGGATCTTGGACCTCGAGCGCGATCCTAGCGTCGCTCTTTAACCAACTACGATGAGGTGGCCTCGCTTCGGTGAGCCGGAGCCTCATGGTGCGGCGAGTCCGGTCCTCCAACGCGCGCAGATCTCGTCGCCCATGAGCTTCGCGGCCGCGGCGTGCCCCATCTCGTTCCAGTGACCACTGCACTTCGCTCGATTGGGGAGACCATGAAGACAAGCCTTGCTCTCCTTCGCTTGGGCGAGCATCGGCGGGCCGAGATCGAGGTTCGGAATGTCATGGCGCTTCGCGATCTCGGCGACGCGTATGTCGGGAGCGAACAGGTCGTCGCCACCCACCTGCGCGAGGAAGCGTCGACGGATGTCGTCGTCGGGATGGATCGCGATGCCGTCCGCGATCGTCGCGATCAGGAGCGAAGAGCGCTTCTCCGCGACCTCCTGCTTCATCCGAATCAGGAGCTCTTCCGTCACGCGCCACGCCTCCTCCCATACCGGCGGCAGCGCGGTCTTGAACAGCTCGCCGGGGATACCGGCTTCGAGTACGGTCGGGCTCGCGGTGGCAGCGTCTCGAGACGCGCGATTCTTCCGAACCCTCTCCGCGAGCTGAGCGGTCCTCGAATGCGGGAGGACGCTCTGCCAGAGGGCACGCGCGCCGGAGAGCCCGGGAGGCGGCACGAGCGTGAGCGCCCCGTCGCGCATCTCGAAATAGGGGCGGTTCTTGACGGTCAGGTGGTCGAGCTTTGGATGGTTGTCCTGGACATCGTTCCCGACGAAGAACGCGAGGAGGACCAGATCGGGCCCGTATTCGAAGGCCTGGTCCTCGAGGCGCAGTAGCTCGTTCGCGGTCCCGTAGGACGAGACGCCGAAGTTGAGTGTCTCGATGCGGCGGCCGTTTCGCGCAGGACAGCCTTCGAGCTCGCGCTCGAGCAGCGTCGAGAACGCTTTGTCATGGTCGACCTGGAGGGCCTCCGTATACGAGTCGCCCATGACCGCGATGCGATAGACGCCCGGCGCCTTCGCGATCGCGTGCTCGACGTCGCGCATTCCCGCAGAGTTGAAGGACACGGTCGTGTCGCCTTCCTCGCGCCAGCGCGTCGTGAGGTTTGCTCTCGCGACCCAGCCGAGGCGGGCATCTTGGCGGTATATCGGGGGGTCTTCATAGCCGACGATGCGCAGCCCGAGCTCACCGATGACGAGGGTCGTGACGAGCGTGATCGCGGAGATTACGAAGACCTGACGTGCCCGCGCGCGCAGCGCTTTAGTCGAGGTCGAAGGCATTCTTGTAATCGAGCTTCAGCTTCTCGTCCTGTTTGCCCTTTTCCAGCCAGCAATTCTCGACGACGAGCACGTCGAGCTCGCAGCCCATGAAGCAGCGAAAGGCGTCTTCGGGCGTGCACACGATCGGCTCTCCGCGGACGTTGAAGCTCGTGTTCACGACGACGGGGCAGTCGGTGAGTCGCTTGAACTCGGTGAGCAGGGCGTGAAAGCGGGGGTTCGTGGCCGAGTGGACCGTCTGCACGCGGGCGGAGTAGTCGACGTGTGTGACGGCAGGGATCTCGGAGCGAGCGACGTTGAGCTTGTCGATGCCGAACAGCTTCTGTTGCTCCTCCGTCATCTTCGAGCAGCGCTTGGGTTGAACGTCGGCGACGAGCAGCATGTAGGGGCTGTCGGCGTCGAGCTCGAACCAATCGGCGATGTCCTCGCGTAGGACGGCAGGAGCAAAAGGCCGGAAGGACTCGCGGTACTTCACCTTGAGGTTGAGTGTTTTCTGCATCTGCGGCGAGCGCGCGTCGGCGATGATCGAGCGTGCGCCGAGCGAGCGCGGTCCGAACTCCATCCTGCCGTGGAACCATCCGATCGCTTGCTCGTTCGCGAGGGCATGCGCCGTGCGCGTGATGATCTCGGCGTCGTCGAGGACGTCAAACTTCGCTCCGGCCGCACGGAGCCGCGTTTGAGCATCAGCGGGCGAAAATTTGGGTCCGAGGTAAGCGCCCGACATGCCGTCGACGGCGCCGGGAGTCACGACGCGGTCCTTCTCGTGGTGAATGTGGAACGCCGCGAGCGCAGCACCCACTGCGCCTCCGGCGTCGCCGGAAGCAGGCTGGATCCATATGCGCTCGTACTTTCCGTCACGGAGGATCTTCCCATTGGCGACGCAGTTCAATGCGACGCCTCCGGCCAAACAGAGGTTCCGGAGCTGCGTCTCCTTCGCGAGCGAGCGCGTCAGACGGAGCACGATCTCCTCGCAGACGTGCTGAATCGACGCCGCGAGATCCATGTGCCTCTGCACGAGGAGCTCCTTGTCGGGCTGGCGCGGCGGCCCGCCGAAGAGCGCATGGAACTTGTCGTTCGTCATGCGGAGGCCGGTGCAGTAATCGAAATACGATTGATCCAACCGGAAGGAGCCGTCCTCCTTGAGGTCGATGACGTTGTCGAGGATGGTCTGCGCATAGCGGGGCTCGCCGTATGGCGCGAGGCCCATCACCTTGTACTCACCGGAGTTGACCTTGAAGCCGGTGTAGTAGGTGAATGCCGAATAGAGGAGACCGATCGAGTGCGGGAAATGGATCTCCTTCGTGACGGTGAGCTGCTTGCCGTCGCCGATCGCGCAGGAGGTCGTCGCCCACTCCCCGACACCGTCCATCGTGAGGACGACCGCTTTCTCGAACGGTGATGGGAAGAACGCGCTCGCCGCGTGGCTCACGTGATGCTCGGAGAAGAGGAGCTTCTCGAGATCGAATGCGTCGTCGACGTTCCGCAGGTGATCTCGCAGGAGGTCTTTTTGAAAGAGCTTCTCGCGCAGCCAGAGCGGTATTGCCATGCTGAAGGAACGAAAGCCCTTCGGCGCAAACGCGAGATATGTCTCCAGCAGCCGCTCGAACTTGAGGAATGGCTTGTCGTAAAAGGCGACGGCGTCGATGTCGCGGAGCCGCGTGCCGGCCTCGGAGAGCACGTACTCGAGCGCGTGCTTCGGGAAGCCCGCGTCGTGTTTCTTTCGTGTGAAGCGCTCTTCCTGAGCTGCGGCAACGACGCGTCCGTCGTCGATCAGCGCCGCGGCACTGTCGTGGTAGAAGGCCGAGATGCCGACGATACGCATCGCTCAGAACAGCGTATAGATGAACGGCGCGACGGCAGAACCCTTGGCCAGGACGAGGAGCAACCCGAGCACGAACATCGAGACGACGAGCGGGATGAGCCAATACTTCTTGCGAGCACGCAGGAACTGCCAAAGCTCGACGACGAGGGAGAGCATCGGACCTCGCGTTAGAACTGGCGACGGAGGGAAGCGGGCTCCGGACCAGGGGGGGACCTCGGGATCCAGTAGCTAGCGGCGCCGCCGTCGCGGTGAAGGCGCAGGAAGTCCTTCCCGAGCACGCGAAGGAACAGCGCGAGCGGCGTAAGGACGAAATAGAAGAACACCCCGAGGAAGATGGGGCTCGTGACCTTGCCGATGAGCAGTCCGAGCTTGAACCAGAGGAGATTGAGCGGAGCGAGCACACGCGGCGCCACGAGCGTGACGAGGAGGAACACCGCTGCAATGGGCGCCGCCCACCAACGCACGGGATGGCCCTTCACCAAGGGCGCGAGGGCGACGACAGCGAAGGCGACGGTCATGACGAAACCGAACGAGCGGTTCGTCGAACGCTTGACCTCGTGCTCGCGCTTGTAGTCGTCGTGAACCTCGCTCATGACCCGTGAAACCTCGCGCCTCGTACCGCTGCACCCTTAAGGTGTCAAGGAGGGGGCCGGGATCCCTGTGCGCCTTCCAGCTTGTTGTTCGCCGTTCTCTGCGGCCGGGAAGAGTCGCGCGGCTCGTCGATCTCGGCTGCGCGCTCTCTCCTTGCGACACTCGCGTGGATGAGGCATATCATCGCAGTCGCGGGCTCCGTGGCGAGTTGACGAGAGCTGATCCATGCAAGCGCGCGAACGCCGAAGGAGCGCTGTGCTAAGTGCGCCTCGAACGGCGGCGTCCGCGGCGCCACCAAGGATGCGAGAGTCATGCTGAGGTTTGCGCTCGTCGGTTGCGGGAGGATCGCTGAACGGCACGCTCAGCTTCTGGCGACGAAACAGGTCGCCAACGCCATGTTGGTCGGCGTCACGGACATCGTGCCGGAGCGCGCGGCGAAGTTCGGGGCCGTGTATGGTGTTCCCCACTTCACGGACATGGACGAGATGATGACGTCGGTTCATCCCGACGTCGTCGTCGTCCTGACTCCGAGTGGTCTTCACGCAGAGCACGTCATCCGCCTGAGCCGCCATGGCAAGGCGATCGTCTGCGAGAAGCCTATGGCGCTCACCCTCGACGACGCGGACGCGATGATCGCGGCGTGCGATCATGCAGGCTGCAAGCTCTTCATCGTCAAGCAGAACCGCTGGAATCTCCCGGTGCGCAAGCTCCGCGAGGCGATGGACGCGGGCCGGTTCGGCAAGCTCGTCATGGGCACGATTCGCGTGCGCTGGTGCCGCAAGCAGGAGTACTACGACCAAGATTCGTGGCGCGGAACGTGGCGCTATGACGGCGGTATCCTCGCCAACCAGGCAAGCCACCACGTCGATCTCCTCGAGTGGCTCATGGGCTCCGTCGAGTCCGTGTTCGCGAAGAGCAGCACCTCTCTCGTCAATGTCGAGACCGAGGACACGGCGGTCGCGGTCCTCCGCTTCACGAATGGTGCGCTTGGTGTCATCGAGGCGACGACCGCCACGCGGCCCGACAACCTCGAGGGATCGGTGTCGGTGCTCGGAGAGGGGGGAACGGTGGAAATTGCCGGCTTCGCCGTGAACGAAATGCGGCATTGGAGCTTCGTTCACAAGCACCCCGGTGACGAGGAGATCCTCAAGAGGTTTTCGGTGAACCCACCGAACGTCTACGGTTTCGGCCATCAGGCGTACCTTGAGCACGTCGTCGACTGCGTCGCGAATGGAGCGCCGGCGCTGGTCGATGGCCTCGAGGGACGCAAGAGCCTCGAGCTCATCACCGCGCTCTACGAGTCCATCGAGACCGGCGAAGAGGTCCGGCTACGCTTCAAGCCGCGCCGAAGCAAGCTCGGTCACGAGAAGTGAGCCTGCAATGAAAGTTCCGTTCTTGGACCTCAAGGCTCAGCGAACGCAGCTCTCGAAGGAGCTCGACTCCGCCGTCCGCGACGTAATGGACGCGAGCGCGTTCATCGGCGGGGCACAGCTCCGTGCGTTCGAGCAGGGTTTCGCGGCGGCGCAGGGCGTGCGTCATTGCATCGGTGTGGGAAACGGCACCGATGCGCTCGTCGTCATCCTGAGGGCCTTAGGTCTTGGTGCCAATGAGGTCGTCATCACCGCTGCAAACTCCTTCATCGCGAGCTCCGAGGCGGTGACGCTCGCCGGTGGGCGCCCGGCGTTCGCGGACTGCGGACCAAACTACGTGATGACGGCCGAGACCCTCTCGGCCGCGATCGAGCGCGAGAAGAAGGCGGGCCGCAGGGTCCGCGGCGTCATCGTCGTGCACCTTTACGGCCGGAGCTGCGACATGACCGCGCTCGGCGCGGTCGCCGAGCGCCACGAGCTGTTCGTCGTCGAGGATTGCGCGCAGGCCCATCTCGGTATGCATGCTGGAAAGCCGGTTGGCGGCTTCGGCGTTGCGGCCGCGTTCAGCTTCTACCCGGGGAAGAACCTCGGTGCCTTCGGCGACGCGGGCGCGATCGTCTCGAACGACGCCGCGCTCGCCGAGCGCATGCGCATGCTCGCCAACCATGGCCGGAAGGCGAAGTACGACCACGAGATCGAAGGCACCAACTCGCGCCTCGACAACCTCCAAGCTGCGGTGCTGAACGTGAAGTTGCCGCACCTCCGTGCCTGGACGGAGGCGCGGATCCGCGCTGCCGATCGCTATCGCGAGCGCCTCGCGAACGTGCGCGGCGTCGTCGTTCCGGCTGCGACCCCCGCCTTCGAGCATGTCTACCACCTGTTCGTCGTTCGCGTCGCGAATCGCTCCGCCGTGAAGGAGAAGCTCGCGGCGGCAGGCATCGACACGGGCGTGCACTACCCGCACGCGCTGCCCGATCTCGCCGCCTATGCGTATCTCGAAACGCGGCGTGAAGAGCACGAGAACGCGAGCGACTGGTCGTCTTCGATCCTCAGCCTGCCGATGTTCCCGGAGATCACCGACGCCCAGATCGATCATGTCGCCGACGCGCTCGCGGACGCGGTGAGCGGCTCATGACGGAGCGTGCGGCCGGCGTCTTCGTACACCCGTCGTCGTACGTCGACGAGCCGTCGACGCTCGGTGCCGGCACGACGATCTGGTTCTTTTGCCATGTCTCGAAGAACGTACACCTCGGCGAGTCGTGCAATCTCGGCCAGAACGTCTTCGTGGGCGAGGACGTGCGCATCGGCAACAACGTCAAGATCCAGAACAACGTCTCGGTGTATCCGGGCGTCACGATCGAGGATGACGTGTTCCTCGGCCCGTCTTGTGTCTTCACCAACGTGTCGAATCCGCGCTCCGCCGTCGCACGCCGCCATCTCTACGAATCGACGCTCGTCCGTCGTGGCGCCACGATCGGCGCGAACGCGACGATCGTTTGCGGCGTCACGATCGGCCGCCACGCCTTCGTTGCGGCGGGCGCCGTCGTCACGAAGTCGGTCGCTGACTACGCGATGATGAGCGGCGTGCCGGCGCGTCGCGTGGGGTGGATGAGCCGCCATGGCCACAAGCTCCAGGCAGGAGCGGACGGTGTGATGGTCTGTCCCGAATCGGGTCTGCGCTACCGGCTCGAGGGTGACCGACTCCGCTGCCTCGACGTCGATGACGATTCGCCGCTTCCGACCGAGCTCCGCAAGGGCATCAAGCGGTATCGAGAATACGGATGAGCTCTGGACCAGCAAGCAGCCGACTTGTCGTCGTCGACTACGGCGTCAACAACGTCGGCTCCGTCATCAACATGTTCCGCCGCATCGGAGTCGAGGCCGACGCGGTGCGCACCTCCGAGCGGATCGCGGAGGCGAGCGCGATCGTCCTGCCGGGCATCGGCGCGTTCGACGCCGGGATCCAGAACCTCAAGAGTCGCGGCCTGTTCGAGGCGATCCAGCGCCGGGTGCGGGACGATCGTGTCCCTATCCTCGGTATCTGCCTCGGTATGCAGCTCCTCGGCAGCGGCAGCGAGGAGGGGAAGCTCGAGGGGCTCGGTCTCGTCCCGGCGTTCACGCGTCGGTTCGCGTTCGAGGGACCGCGCGCGCGCGACCTCAAGGTCCCGCATATGGGCTGGAACCGCACGAAGTGCCTCGACCGCGAGCTCTTTGCCGAGCTCGACGAGGAGGGGCGCTTCTACTACGTCCACTCGTACCACGTCGTTTGCGAGGATCCGCGGGACGTCGCGGCGTCTTGCATCTATGGCATTCCATTTGCGGCCGCGCTTCGTCGCGATCATGTCATGGGCACCCAGTTTCATCCGGAGAAGAGTCATCGCTACGGGCTCGCCGTGTTGAGAGGTTTCGTCCGCGCAGCGCGCTGCTCCGAGAGACTGGCTGATGCTTAGCGTCCGCGTCATTCCGGTCCTCCTTCTCCGCCGGAGCGGTCTCGTGAAGACGGTGCGCTT is a window encoding:
- a CDS encoding phosphoglucosamine mutase; this encodes MAAKKTTTKTNGASEKHAAPAKPAPVRQLFGTDGIRGTANEWPMTPEIAMNLGKAVAHVARQGTRFAHVPRILIGKDTRLSGYMIEQAIAAGITSMGARVILCGPIPTPAVAQLTVSMRADAGIVISASHNPYQDNGIKIFGPDGFKLPDEREAEIERLMATETLARPTGPGIGKASRLEDAGGRYVVFAKTTFPRGLTLDGVRIVVDAAHGAAYKVAPLVFTELGGSVTSIGVKPNGVNINKDAGALHPDNVRAEVVKKYAQIGIALDGDADRLIVIDEKGQIVDGDVVMAMCASRLLDDGQLGKNTLVATVMSNLGLERAMEARGAKLVRTQVGDRYVVEAMRKNGYNLGGEQSGHLIFLDHASTGDGIVAALQVLAIMVRTGRPLSELAKEAMERVPQVLENVTLPARRPLDEMKTLSASTAKVTKELGDDGRVLIRWSGTEPKLRIMLEGPDEDQLRIWAKDLAGAAQKDARA
- a CDS encoding YajQ family cyclic di-GMP-binding protein translates to MPSFDIVSKVPWHEVDNALGQAQKEIAQRFDFKDTGTEVVKNAEGITVTSNSEDRAKAGLTVLQEKLIKRKVSLKFLDVEKPRKTSKGGASILAKVKEGIDAEPARKIVAAIKDAKLKVTSAIQDAQVRVTGKNKDDLQKAIALVRGMDLDIELSFVNFRD
- the accD gene encoding acetyl-CoA carboxylase, carboxyltransferase subunit beta, translated to MRGLAGYQTCCYFDPVSDWPDKKPGGLDASEKTSFAKGVFRKCDGCGETMAAEAFEKNFEVCPHCGQHHKLAAARWRELLLDDGRLDEWDAGLIPDDPLKFSDGKSYPDRVAAAQKNTRTKDAIQIGAARIDGIPVAYGAFVFHFMGGSMGSVVGEKIARLFERGAERRLPVVLLQTSGGARMQEGILSLMQMAKTVAARERLRDAAVPFISVLLGPTTGGVAASFSFLGDVNVAEPNALIGFAGPRVIETTIRQKLPDGFQSSEFLLDHGMVDRIVPRAEMKTELALLVSHLSRDAHTALA
- a CDS encoding bifunctional folylpolyglutamate synthase/dihydrofolate synthase; this encodes MRLGLDAMREACAATAHPERAFPSVHVAGTNGKGSTCAMVESIARAAGLKTGLYTSPHLVRFAERIRIDGEPIDDASLAVVLDEALRHDISFFETATLAAFLAFRAAKVDLAIIEVGIGGRLDATNVLPADTVRASAITGIALDHQDKLGDTLAEIAREKGGIARPGVPLVHGPLPAEAFAAIQAAGAPLVEAPPYDDPIGLAGPHQRSNAGVAAELGRLLTLTPAAISHGIATTSWPGRLERIATPKGSFILDGAHNADGAAALVAALRGEPIGAVVFGALADKPWRAMLAHVAELDAPRFYVSPAGRAPAAPAELAALYPGTPSASLHDAVAAACASARGLPVVVCGSLYLVGEARARILDLERDPSVAL
- a CDS encoding SGNH/GDSL hydrolase family protein, producing the protein MPSTSTKALRARARQVFVISAITLVTTLVIGELGLRIVGYEDPPIYRQDARLGWVARANLTTRWREEGDTTVSFNSAGMRDVEHAIAKAPGVYRIAVMGDSYTEALQVDHDKAFSTLLERELEGCPARNGRRIETLNFGVSSYGTANELLRLEDQAFEYGPDLVLLAFFVGNDVQDNHPKLDHLTVKNRPYFEMRDGALTLVPPPGLSGARALWQSVLPHSRTAQLAERVRKNRASRDAATASPTVLEAGIPGELFKTALPPVWEEAWRVTEELLIRMKQEVAEKRSSLLIATIADGIAIHPDDDIRRRFLAQVGGDDLFAPDIRVAEIAKRHDIPNLDLGPPMLAQAKESKACLHGLPNRAKCSGHWNEMGHAAAAKLMGDEICARWRTGLAAP
- a CDS encoding carbamoyltransferase, giving the protein MRIVGISAFYHDSAAALIDDGRVVAAAQEERFTRKKHDAGFPKHALEYVLSEAGTRLRDIDAVAFYDKPFLKFERLLETYLAFAPKGFRSFSMAIPLWLREKLFQKDLLRDHLRNVDDAFDLEKLLFSEHHVSHAASAFFPSPFEKAVVLTMDGVGEWATTSCAIGDGKQLTVTKEIHFPHSIGLLYSAFTYYTGFKVNSGEYKVMGLAPYGEPRYAQTILDNVIDLKEDGSFRLDQSYFDYCTGLRMTNDKFHALFGGPPRQPDKELLVQRHMDLAASIQHVCEEIVLRLTRSLAKETQLRNLCLAGGVALNCVANGKILRDGKYERIWIQPASGDAGGAVGAALAAFHIHHEKDRVVTPGAVDGMSGAYLGPKFSPADAQTRLRAAGAKFDVLDDAEIITRTAHALANEQAIGWFHGRMEFGPRSLGARSIIADARSPQMQKTLNLKVKYRESFRPFAPAVLREDIADWFELDADSPYMLLVADVQPKRCSKMTEEQQKLFGIDKLNVARSEIPAVTHVDYSARVQTVHSATNPRFHALLTEFKRLTDCPVVVNTSFNVRGEPIVCTPEDAFRCFMGCELDVLVVENCWLEKGKQDEKLKLDYKNAFDLD
- a CDS encoding Gfo/Idh/MocA family oxidoreductase; translation: MLRFALVGCGRIAERHAQLLATKQVANAMLVGVTDIVPERAAKFGAVYGVPHFTDMDEMMTSVHPDVVVVLTPSGLHAEHVIRLSRHGKAIVCEKPMALTLDDADAMIAACDHAGCKLFIVKQNRWNLPVRKLREAMDAGRFGKLVMGTIRVRWCRKQEYYDQDSWRGTWRYDGGILANQASHHVDLLEWLMGSVESVFAKSSTSLVNVETEDTAVAVLRFTNGALGVIEATTATRPDNLEGSVSVLGEGGTVEIAGFAVNEMRHWSFVHKHPGDEEILKRFSVNPPNVYGFGHQAYLEHVVDCVANGAPALVDGLEGRKSLELITALYESIETGEEVRLRFKPRRSKLGHEK
- a CDS encoding DegT/DnrJ/EryC1/StrS family aminotransferase, with protein sequence MDLKAQRTQLSKELDSAVRDVMDASAFIGGAQLRAFEQGFAAAQGVRHCIGVGNGTDALVVILRALGLGANEVVITAANSFIASSEAVTLAGGRPAFADCGPNYVMTAETLSAAIEREKKAGRRVRGVIVVHLYGRSCDMTALGAVAERHELFVVEDCAQAHLGMHAGKPVGGFGVAAAFSFYPGKNLGAFGDAGAIVSNDAALAERMRMLANHGRKAKYDHEIEGTNSRLDNLQAAVLNVKLPHLRAWTEARIRAADRYRERLANVRGVVVPAATPAFEHVYHLFVVRVANRSAVKEKLAAAGIDTGVHYPHALPDLAAYAYLETRREEHENASDWSSSILSLPMFPEITDAQIDHVADALADAVSGS
- a CDS encoding N-acetyltransferase, which gives rise to MTERAAGVFVHPSSYVDEPSTLGAGTTIWFFCHVSKNVHLGESCNLGQNVFVGEDVRIGNNVKIQNNVSVYPGVTIEDDVFLGPSCVFTNVSNPRSAVARRHLYESTLVRRGATIGANATIVCGVTIGRHAFVAAGAVVTKSVADYAMMSGVPARRVGWMSRHGHKLQAGADGVMVCPESGLRYRLEGDRLRCLDVDDDSPLPTELRKGIKRYREYG
- the hisH gene encoding imidazole glycerol phosphate synthase subunit HisH, producing MSSGPASSRLVVVDYGVNNVGSVINMFRRIGVEADAVRTSERIAEASAIVLPGIGAFDAGIQNLKSRGLFEAIQRRVRDDRVPILGICLGMQLLGSGSEEGKLEGLGLVPAFTRRFAFEGPRARDLKVPHMGWNRTKCLDRELFAELDEEGRFYYVHSYHVVCEDPRDVAASCIYGIPFAAALRRDHVMGTQFHPEKSHRYGLAVLRGFVRAARCSERLADA